One window of Microbacterium sp. Root61 genomic DNA carries:
- a CDS encoding glycosyltransferase, with protein sequence MAKLLLTAMPFTGHVTPMLSVAAALVARGHDVRFYTGSAFRPGVEASGARHVPWTKAPEFDENDLTATFPRLVGKKGLGQLLINVQDVFIKTAPAQLEDLTAEWEREPWEALAGDEMSIGTALYAEKTACPWGTVAVLPLNLIGREGPPSGMGLTPGRNPVTRLRDAVLRTAVPLIARPLSKPLASARAEIGLPPSKAPFDRVAFSARLLVASGAPLLDYERTDRPASVHFVGQLRPAPTPSALPPWWADLDGRTVVHVTQGTQNIDPSDLIRPTLDALADRDMIVVVSTGVPDRDELPFPVPRNARVAGFLPYADLLPQVDLVVTNGGWGGTLAALAHGIPLVIAGGDLDKPEIAARVAWAGAGFNLKTGTPSAAKVAGGVDRVLADPSFRDAAARVGRQLDELGGPNRAAELLETLL encoded by the coding sequence ATGGCGAAGCTCCTGCTGACGGCGATGCCCTTCACCGGGCATGTGACGCCGATGCTCTCCGTGGCGGCCGCGCTCGTCGCGCGCGGACACGACGTGCGGTTCTACACCGGCTCGGCGTTCAGACCCGGAGTCGAGGCATCCGGTGCTCGGCACGTGCCGTGGACGAAGGCGCCGGAGTTCGATGAGAACGATCTCACGGCCACCTTCCCCCGACTCGTCGGGAAGAAGGGGCTGGGGCAGCTGCTCATCAACGTGCAGGACGTCTTCATCAAGACCGCGCCGGCGCAGCTCGAGGACCTCACGGCGGAGTGGGAGCGCGAGCCGTGGGAGGCGCTGGCCGGGGACGAGATGTCGATCGGGACGGCGCTCTACGCGGAGAAGACCGCCTGCCCGTGGGGGACGGTCGCGGTGCTCCCGCTCAACCTGATCGGCCGGGAAGGGCCGCCGAGCGGGATGGGCCTGACACCGGGGCGCAATCCGGTGACCAGGCTCCGCGATGCCGTCCTCCGCACCGCGGTGCCGCTGATCGCGCGTCCGCTGTCGAAGCCGCTCGCGTCCGCCCGTGCCGAGATCGGGCTCCCGCCGTCGAAGGCGCCCTTCGACCGGGTCGCGTTCTCCGCCCGGCTGCTCGTCGCCAGCGGCGCACCGCTGCTGGATTACGAGCGCACCGACCGTCCGGCATCCGTGCACTTCGTCGGGCAGTTGCGCCCCGCACCGACACCATCCGCGCTGCCGCCCTGGTGGGCCGATCTCGACGGACGCACCGTGGTCCACGTCACGCAGGGCACGCAGAACATCGACCCGTCCGACCTGATCCGCCCGACCCTGGACGCACTGGCCGACCGAGACATGATCGTCGTCGTCTCCACCGGCGTGCCCGACCGTGACGAGCTGCCGTTCCCCGTCCCGCGCAACGCGCGCGTCGCCGGATTCCTGCCGTACGCCGATCTGCTCCCTCAGGTCGATCTCGTCGTGACCAACGGAGGCTGGGGCGGGACCCTCGCCGCTCTGGCGCACGGCATCCCGCTCGTCATCGCGGGCGGCGACCTCGACAAGCCCGAGATCGCGGCGCGCGTCGCGTGGGCAGGCGCCGGGTTCAACCTGAAGACCGGCACGCCCAGCGCGGCGAAGGTGGCCGGCGGCGTCGATCGCGTGCTGGCGGATCCGTCGTTCCGGGATGCCGCGGCACGCGTCGGGCGTCAGCTCGACGAGCTCGGCGGCCCGAACCGGGCGGCCGAGCTGCTCGAAACCCTGCTCTGA
- a CDS encoding DEAD/DEAH box helicase: protein MPNNKKKPSSSRPNFEPRYGEKKTSFHDRQHRPATGAAKAGSRSSGHRGYRAPEEGAPAAKGRWTSTQRAGRDESRGIRDHAPRSDRAQGERPARSFSDRPARSYDDRPARSYSDRPARSNDDRPARSYNDRPARPYSNDRPARSDDRGARSYNDRPARSDDRGARSYNDRPARTDDRPARSYSDRPARPYSNDRPTRSDDRGARSYSDRPARTDDRGARSYSDRPARSDDRGARSYSDRPARPYNDRPARSDDRPARSYSDRPARSNDDRPARSYTERPARSNDDRPRRDFGDQNRRPAASGNRSDWNAETKAKAHHDHVDVVHERLQAEAVQADEVGSTTWSDLGLGQNIANTLIDLGAPSPFPIQAATIPEVLAGRDVLARGRTGSGKTIAFGAPLVERVLKAQAGKKREFARAPMALILAPTRELALQIDRTIQPIARSVGLFTTQIYGGVPQGRQVGALRKGVDIIIGTPGRIEDLINQGKLDLSNVMIAVIDEADHMSELGFLEPVQRILRETAVGSQKLLFSATLDREVAGVVDEFLVNPAVYEVAGETQETGTIEHRVLVIEHRDKAEILDELVDREGKTLVFARTRAYAEMLAEQFADRGIPAVALHGDLNQAKRTRNLERLTSGRVRVLVATDVAARGIHVDDIDLVVQADAPDEFKTYLHRSGRTGRAGAQGRVVTLITRQRRRKMTEMLERAEIDAPFEDARPGDDLVAEIAGALPTNAELTA, encoded by the coding sequence ATGCCCAATAACAAGAAGAAGCCCTCCAGCTCGCGCCCGAACTTCGAGCCGCGCTACGGCGAGAAGAAGACGTCGTTCCACGACCGCCAGCACCGTCCCGCCACGGGTGCCGCCAAGGCCGGCAGCCGCAGCTCCGGACACCGCGGCTACCGCGCACCCGAAGAGGGTGCTCCCGCGGCCAAGGGCCGTTGGACCTCGACCCAGCGCGCCGGTCGCGATGAGTCCCGCGGCATCCGCGACCATGCCCCCCGCTCCGACCGGGCCCAGGGCGAGCGTCCCGCACGCTCGTTCAGCGACCGTCCCGCGCGCTCGTACGACGACCGTCCGGCTCGCTCCTACAGTGACCGTCCGGCGCGTTCGAACGATGACCGCCCGGCCCGTTCGTACAACGACCGCCCGGCGCGTCCGTACAGCAACGACCGTCCGGCCCGTTCGGATGACCGGGGCGCCCGTTCGTACAATGACCGTCCGGCCCGTTCGGATGACCGGGGCGCCCGTTCGTACAATGACCGTCCGGCTCGCACGGACGACCGTCCCGCACGTTCGTACAGCGACCGTCCCGCGCGTCCGTACAGCAACGACCGTCCGACCCGTTCGGATGACCGTGGTGCCCGCTCCTACAGCGACCGTCCGGCGCGCACGGATGACCGTGGTGCCCGTTCGTACAGCGATCGCCCGGCCCGTTCGGATGACCGTGGTGCCCGTTCGTACAGCGATCGCCCCGCGCGTCCGTACAACGACCGTCCGGCGCGTTCGGATGACCGTCCGGCTCGTTCGTACAGCGATCGCCCGGCGCGCTCGAACGACGACCGTCCCGCGCGTTCGTACACCGAGCGTCCGGCTCGTTCGAACGACGACCGTCCCCGTCGTGACTTCGGTGACCAGAACCGCCGCCCCGCGGCATCCGGGAACCGTTCCGACTGGAACGCCGAGACCAAGGCGAAGGCGCACCACGACCACGTGGACGTCGTGCACGAGCGCCTGCAGGCAGAGGCCGTACAGGCCGACGAGGTCGGCTCGACCACGTGGTCGGACCTCGGCCTCGGCCAGAACATCGCGAACACCCTGATCGATCTCGGCGCCCCGTCGCCGTTCCCGATCCAGGCCGCGACGATCCCCGAGGTGCTCGCCGGCCGCGACGTACTCGCACGTGGCCGCACCGGCTCCGGCAAGACCATCGCCTTCGGCGCCCCGCTCGTCGAGCGCGTGCTCAAGGCTCAGGCCGGAAAGAAGCGCGAGTTCGCCCGCGCTCCGATGGCCCTGATCCTCGCCCCGACGCGCGAGCTCGCGCTGCAGATCGACCGCACCATCCAGCCGATCGCCCGCAGCGTCGGCCTGTTCACGACCCAGATCTACGGCGGCGTGCCCCAGGGGCGTCAGGTCGGCGCACTGCGCAAGGGAGTCGACATCATCATCGGCACCCCCGGCCGCATCGAAGACCTCATCAACCAGGGCAAGCTCGACCTGTCCAACGTGATGATCGCCGTGATCGACGAGGCCGACCACATGAGCGAGCTCGGCTTCCTCGAGCCCGTCCAGCGCATCCTGCGCGAGACCGCCGTCGGCAGCCAGAAGCTGCTCTTCTCGGCGACGCTCGACCGCGAGGTGGCCGGCGTCGTGGACGAGTTCCTGGTCAACCCGGCCGTCTACGAGGTCGCCGGCGAGACGCAGGAGACCGGCACGATCGAGCACCGCGTGCTCGTCATCGAGCACCGCGACAAGGCCGAGATCCTCGACGAGCTCGTCGACCGTGAGGGCAAGACCCTGGTCTTCGCCCGCACCCGCGCCTACGCCGAGATGCTCGCCGAGCAGTTCGCCGACCGCGGCATCCCCGCCGTCGCGCTGCACGGCGACCTCAACCAGGCCAAGCGCACGCGCAACCTCGAGCGGCTCACCTCCGGTCGGGTGCGTGTGCTCGTCGCCACCGATGTCGCCGCGCGCGGCATCCACGTCGACGACATCGACCTGGTCGTTCAGGCGGATGCGCCCGATGAGTTCAAGACGTACCTGCACCGTTCCGGCCGCACCGGTCGCGCCGGTGCCCAGGGTCGCGTCGTCACCCTCATCACGCGTCAGCGTCGTCGGAAGATGACCGAGATGCTCGAGCGCGCCGAGATCGACGCACCGTTCGAGGACGCCCGCCCCGGCGACGACCTCGTCGCCGAGATCGCCGGCGCTCTGCCGACCAACGCCGAGCTCACCGCGTAG
- a CDS encoding antibiotic biosynthesis monooxygenase, translating into MTDQPITVAIERRIDPARASVATSWMQAGTDLATTFDGFLGSGWVRAGEGSDLWYMLYRFRDIPTLEAWEQSAQREWWLDSGRPFAHEVRVERRTGIEGWFDAPFATHIESMGETDAATPTGPILQPIPAAPPRWKQAVTIWLGFFPTNLLATWLLSYVPGLGDWPLVLRVLLTTVLLTPIMTYFVLPWVTRLLRPWLQR; encoded by the coding sequence ATGACGGACCAACCCATCACCGTCGCGATCGAGCGACGCATCGATCCCGCACGCGCATCCGTGGCCACAAGCTGGATGCAGGCGGGAACCGACCTGGCCACCACCTTCGACGGATTCCTCGGCTCCGGCTGGGTCCGGGCGGGTGAGGGCAGCGACCTCTGGTACATGCTGTACCGCTTCCGCGACATCCCCACGCTCGAGGCGTGGGAACAGTCCGCGCAGCGCGAATGGTGGCTCGACTCCGGTCGACCGTTCGCCCACGAGGTCCGCGTCGAGCGGCGCACCGGGATCGAGGGATGGTTCGACGCCCCGTTCGCGACGCACATCGAATCGATGGGCGAGACGGATGCCGCGACCCCGACCGGTCCGATCCTGCAGCCGATCCCGGCAGCCCCACCCCGGTGGAAGCAGGCGGTCACGATCTGGCTCGGCTTCTTCCCGACGAATCTCCTGGCGACGTGGCTGCTGAGCTACGTGCCGGGGCTGGGGGATTGGCCGCTCGTGCTGCGGGTGCTGCTGACCACGGTGCTGCTGACGCCGATCATGACCTACTTCGTCCTACCCTGGGTGACGCGGCTGCTGCGGCCGTGGCTGCAGAGGTGA
- a CDS encoding aldose 1-epimerase family protein, with the protein MSTTLPADPTGRQVHLATADGRVTAQIAQVGASLRGLRVTGIDLVPPYPAGTMTPAASGVVLVPWPNRVRDGAWTQRGASHRLPITDIPTGTASHGLLRFASYDIVDESADAVSLSAPVVPRSGYPFHLDTTVTYAVTASGIEVTHRVTNIGADDAPVALGTHPYVCLGDVATADLTLTVPGATRFVLDERLLPVDEVAVTPDVDLRAGARLGDVTLNYAYGSLGRSADGRVRTTLVAADGRSVELWQGPGFDYVQVYTMDAYPGQALAVAVEPMTAPPDALNSGQGLRWLASGESWELRWGIASSLSL; encoded by the coding sequence ATGAGTACGACGCTTCCCGCCGATCCCACCGGACGGCAGGTGCATCTCGCGACCGCCGATGGGCGGGTCACCGCCCAGATCGCGCAGGTCGGGGCCTCCCTTCGCGGTCTGCGGGTCACCGGGATCGACCTCGTCCCGCCCTACCCGGCGGGCACGATGACGCCCGCCGCCTCCGGTGTCGTGCTGGTGCCGTGGCCCAATCGGGTCCGCGACGGCGCCTGGACGCAGCGCGGTGCGAGCCACCGTCTGCCGATCACCGACATCCCGACGGGCACCGCCTCGCACGGACTGCTGCGGTTCGCGTCGTACGACATCGTGGACGAGTCGGCGGATGCGGTCAGCTTGAGCGCGCCGGTCGTCCCGCGCTCGGGCTACCCGTTCCACCTCGACACGACGGTCACCTACGCGGTCACCGCGTCGGGGATCGAGGTCACCCACCGCGTCACGAACATCGGAGCGGATGATGCACCCGTCGCTCTCGGCACGCACCCCTACGTGTGCCTCGGCGACGTGGCCACCGCGGACCTGACCCTGACCGTTCCGGGCGCGACACGGTTCGTGCTGGATGAGCGGCTGCTGCCGGTGGACGAGGTCGCCGTCACTCCCGACGTCGACCTGCGCGCGGGCGCTCGGCTGGGCGACGTGACCCTGAATTACGCCTACGGTTCGCTCGGTCGGTCCGCCGACGGACGCGTGCGCACGACACTCGTCGCGGCCGACGGGCGCTCGGTCGAGCTCTGGCAGGGGCCGGGATTCGACTACGTGCAGGTGTACACGATGGATGCATATCCAGGCCAGGCGCTGGCGGTCGCCGTCGAGCCGATGACCGCCCCTCCTGACGCGCTGAACTCCGGTCAGGGTCTGCGCTGGCTCGCGTCAGGCGAGTCGTGGGAGCTGCGCTGGGGAATCGCATCCTCGCTCTCGCTGTAG
- a CDS encoding efflux RND transporter permease subunit, with amino-acid sequence MSKLAVLSLRNRALIALITIVAAIFGGLALTNLKQELIPSIEFPALIVVSTYPGASPEVVANDVSTPIETAIQGVPGLESTSATSTTNASIIQASFTYGTNLATAEQKITQAINRIKSQLPEGVDPNVISASIDDFPVIQLAVTGYDDQETIQAQLEANVVPELEDVAGVNAAQIVGGVGQRITITPDQAKLAEAGFTQQAIRDALDQNGVLFPGGEITENDQTLTVQTGVKITTVDDLAALPLVPTDAAQFQSGPVTIADVATVASDTDPVTSISRVDGEPALTIAVTKLPSANTVDVSRGVLAVLPDLEKSLDGATFTVVFDQAPYIQQSIEALAQEGMLGLVFAVLVILLFLLSVRATLVTAISIPTSVLITFIGIQAFGYSLNILTLGALTIAIGRVVDDSIVVIENIKRHYVGDADKMASIKRAVREVASAITASTITTVAVFLPIAFVGDVTGELFRPFAMTVTIAMTASLFVALTIVPVLAYWFLRPGKPILDAHGQEIDPEDPASPPSRLQKAYLPVLRWTLKHSWVTLLIAVLVLAGTVAIAPLMKTNFLGDSGQNTFTMTQDIGPAPSLDAEDAAAAQVEDALQGIDGIQTVQVSIGSSGSALRDAFSGGGSGITYSITTDPDADQVAVREDVQQAVADLDDAGTITIASNGGGFGSSDIAIDITAPDGDTLQTATDAVVESVTGRDGVGQVSSNLSASLPYIAVTVDRDKAASLGLSEVAVGALVSNTMQPQRIGAVEIDETQLTVYLAASQTPATIDELRALTVPSAAGPIPLSDVATVEQSEGPTSITTERGQRTATVTVSPSTDDLATASASVTTALADADLPASADASLGGVVSQQEDAFSQLGLAMLAAILIVYIVMVATFKSLRQPLLLLVSVPFAATGAILLQIATGVPLGVASLIGVLMLIGIVVTNAIVLVDLVNQYREKGLSAHDATIAGGARRLRPILMTALATIFALTPMAMGLTGHGGFISQPLAIVVIGGLISSTVLTLLVLPTLYNLVEGARERRAARRKGQDGVVAEPEPALALAGVAAAEAAPMVFESRRARRAMSEANGEVPTDTGIIDVPASAQVVAGAAALESATVETDSADAAAAAAVESDADAVEVEADVAEAGDAESDSDTESGAETDVDAESLAEVEPDAEADAAVATDVATDQPESDETASDEPAEESASDEPDEPAEESESDEATDEPVEESASDEPEADEATVEPAEESAPSADADTAEAESAEESPDQAETDDEQTGDRESRPDDTV; translated from the coding sequence GTGTCGAAACTTGCCGTTCTGAGCCTGCGCAACCGCGCGCTCATCGCATTGATCACCATCGTCGCCGCGATCTTCGGCGGTCTCGCACTCACGAACCTCAAGCAGGAACTGATCCCCTCGATCGAGTTCCCCGCGCTGATCGTCGTCTCGACCTACCCGGGCGCCTCGCCCGAGGTGGTCGCGAACGACGTCTCGACGCCGATCGAGACCGCGATCCAGGGTGTACCGGGGCTGGAGTCCACGAGCGCCACGAGCACGACCAACGCCTCGATCATCCAGGCGTCCTTCACGTACGGCACCAACCTCGCCACGGCCGAGCAGAAGATCACGCAGGCGATCAACCGCATCAAGAGCCAGCTGCCGGAGGGCGTCGACCCGAACGTCATCTCCGCGAGCATCGACGACTTCCCGGTGATCCAGCTCGCGGTGACCGGCTACGACGACCAGGAGACGATCCAGGCGCAGCTCGAGGCGAACGTCGTCCCCGAGCTCGAGGACGTCGCCGGGGTCAACGCCGCGCAGATCGTCGGCGGCGTCGGCCAGCGCATCACGATCACCCCCGACCAGGCCAAGCTCGCCGAGGCCGGGTTCACCCAGCAGGCGATCCGCGATGCGCTCGACCAGAACGGCGTCCTGTTCCCGGGCGGTGAGATCACCGAGAACGACCAGACACTGACGGTGCAGACCGGCGTGAAGATCACGACGGTCGATGACCTGGCGGCGCTGCCGCTGGTGCCGACGGATGCGGCGCAGTTCCAGTCCGGTCCCGTCACGATCGCGGATGTCGCGACCGTGGCCTCCGACACCGATCCCGTCACCTCGATCTCCCGCGTCGATGGCGAGCCCGCTCTGACGATCGCCGTCACCAAGCTCCCGTCCGCCAACACGGTGGACGTCTCGCGCGGTGTCCTCGCGGTGCTGCCGGATCTGGAGAAGAGCCTCGACGGCGCCACCTTCACGGTCGTGTTCGACCAGGCCCCGTACATCCAGCAGTCGATCGAGGCGCTCGCGCAGGAGGGCATGCTGGGGCTCGTCTTCGCCGTGCTCGTGATCCTGCTGTTCCTGCTGTCGGTGCGTGCCACGCTCGTCACGGCCATCTCGATCCCGACCAGCGTGCTGATCACCTTCATCGGGATCCAGGCGTTCGGCTACTCGCTGAACATCCTCACGCTGGGTGCTCTGACCATCGCGATCGGTCGTGTCGTGGACGACTCGATCGTCGTGATCGAGAACATCAAGCGGCACTACGTCGGCGATGCCGACAAGATGGCGTCGATCAAGCGCGCGGTGCGCGAGGTCGCCTCGGCCATCACCGCCTCCACCATCACCACCGTCGCGGTCTTCCTGCCCATCGCGTTCGTCGGTGACGTCACCGGCGAGCTCTTCCGCCCGTTCGCGATGACCGTGACGATCGCCATGACGGCGTCGCTGTTCGTGGCCCTGACGATCGTGCCGGTGCTGGCGTACTGGTTCCTGCGCCCCGGCAAGCCGATCCTCGACGCCCACGGGCAGGAGATCGACCCAGAGGACCCGGCATCCCCGCCCAGCCGCCTGCAGAAGGCGTACCTGCCGGTGCTGCGCTGGACCCTCAAGCACTCCTGGGTCACGCTGCTGATCGCGGTGCTGGTGCTCGCGGGCACGGTCGCGATCGCGCCGCTCATGAAGACGAACTTCCTCGGTGACTCGGGCCAGAACACGTTCACCATGACGCAGGACATCGGCCCGGCGCCGAGCCTGGACGCCGAGGACGCCGCCGCCGCGCAGGTCGAGGACGCGCTGCAGGGCATCGACGGCATCCAGACCGTGCAGGTGTCGATCGGCTCCAGCGGATCCGCGCTGCGCGACGCCTTCTCCGGCGGCGGGAGCGGGATCACCTACTCGATCACGACCGACCCGGACGCCGACCAGGTAGCCGTCCGCGAGGACGTGCAGCAGGCCGTCGCCGATCTGGACGACGCCGGCACCATCACCATCGCCTCCAACGGCGGCGGGTTCGGCTCGAGCGACATCGCCATCGACATCACCGCTCCGGACGGCGACACGCTGCAGACCGCGACGGATGCCGTGGTGGAATCGGTCACCGGCCGCGACGGCGTCGGGCAGGTCTCCAGCAACCTCTCGGCATCCCTCCCGTACATCGCGGTGACCGTCGACCGTGACAAGGCCGCCTCGCTCGGCCTGTCCGAGGTCGCCGTCGGCGCCCTCGTGTCCAACACGATGCAGCCGCAGCGGATCGGTGCCGTCGAGATCGACGAGACGCAGCTCACGGTGTACCTCGCCGCGTCGCAGACCCCGGCCACGATCGACGAGCTGCGCGCCCTCACCGTGCCCAGCGCCGCCGGTCCGATCCCGCTGTCGGACGTCGCCACGGTCGAGCAGAGCGAGGGGCCGACCTCGATCACCACCGAGCGCGGACAGCGCACGGCCACGGTGACGGTCTCGCCGTCTACGGATGACCTCGCGACGGCTTCGGCCAGCGTGACGACCGCGCTCGCCGACGCCGACCTTCCCGCGTCGGCGGATGCCTCGCTGGGCGGCGTCGTCTCCCAGCAGGAGGACGCCTTCTCGCAGCTGGGTCTCGCGATGCTCGCCGCGATCCTGATCGTCTACATCGTGATGGTCGCGACGTTCAAGTCGCTGCGCCAGCCGCTGCTGCTGCTCGTGTCGGTGCCGTTCGCGGCGACGGGTGCGATCCTGCTGCAGATCGCGACCGGTGTGCCGCTGGGCGTCGCGTCGCTCATCGGCGTGCTGATGCTGATCGGCATCGTCGTGACGAATGCGATCGTGCTCGTGGACCTGGTCAACCAGTACCGCGAGAAGGGGCTGTCCGCGCACGATGCGACCATCGCCGGTGGCGCGCGCCGTCTGCGACCGATCCTGATGACCGCTCTCGCGACGATCTTCGCCCTCACGCCCATGGCGATGGGCCTCACCGGGCACGGCGGCTTCATCTCGCAGCCGCTCGCGATCGTCGTGATCGGCGGACTCATCTCCTCCACCGTGCTCACGCTCCTCGTGCTGCCGACGCTGTACAACCTCGTCGAGGGTGCCCGCGAGCGTCGCGCCGCCCGCCGGAAGGGACAGGACGGCGTCGTCGCAGAGCCGGAGCCCGCGCTGGCTCTCGCCGGTGTCGCGGCGGCCGAGGCGGCCCCGATGGTCTTCGAGTCGCGCCGCGCCCGTCGCGCCATGAGCGAGGCAAACGGCGAGGTGCCGACCGACACCGGCATCATCGATGTCCCCGCGTCGGCGCAGGTCGTTGCCGGTGCTGCGGCTCTCGAGTCCGCGACGGTCGAGACGGATTCTGCGGATGCCGCAGCCGCCGCGGCTGTGGAGTCCGACGCCGATGCGGTCGAGGTCGAGGCTGACGTTGCAGAGGCCGGGGATGCCGAGTCTGATTCCGACACCGAGTCGGGCGCCGAGACAGACGTCGACGCCGAGTCCCTGGCCGAGGTGGAGCCGGATGCTGAGGCGGATGCCGCAGTCGCGACCGACGTGGCCACGGATCAGCCGGAGTCGGACGAGACCGCATCGGACGAGCCCGCGGAGGAGTCCGCGAGCGACGAGCCAGACGAGCCTGCGGAGGAGTCGGAGTCGGACGAAGCGACCGATGAGCCCGTGGAGGAGTCCGCGAGCGACGAGCCAGAGGCCGACGAAGCCACGGTCGAGCCGGCCGAGGAGTCCGCGCCCAGCGCGGACGCCGATACCGCCGAGGCGGAGTCAGCGGAGGAGTCGCCGGATCAGGCCGAGACGGATGACGAGCAGACCGGGGATCGCGAAAGCCGGCCCGACGACACGGTCTGA
- the crcB gene encoding fluoride efflux transporter CrcB, producing MNGLVFLAAVVGGGIGASLRFVVDGLIMRHVKSGFPWGTAIINVSGSFLLGLLTGLAASSVLDSEWLFVIGGGVMGGYTTFSTAMVDTVHLFQKGRHRDAWINGLGMIVVTVLAAMLGLVLGRSF from the coding sequence ATGAACGGCCTCGTCTTCCTCGCGGCCGTCGTCGGCGGCGGCATCGGCGCGAGTCTGCGCTTCGTCGTGGACGGCCTCATCATGCGGCACGTGAAGAGCGGCTTCCCGTGGGGCACCGCGATCATCAACGTCTCCGGCTCCTTCCTCCTGGGGCTGCTCACCGGTCTCGCTGCGTCGTCGGTGCTGGATTCGGAGTGGCTGTTCGTCATCGGCGGCGGAGTGATGGGCGGTTACACGACCTTCAGCACGGCGATGGTCGACACCGTGCACCTGTTCCAGAAGGGGCGGCACCGCGACGCGTGGATCAACGGCCTCGGGATGATCGTCGTGACCGTCCTCGCAGCCATGCTGGGACTGGTGCTGGGCCGCTCGTTCTAG